AGGGCAGTAGTACAAAGGTTTTTTACAGCGAAATTATTTCTTTGCAGGCGCACCTCCTGAGGATAAAGCGTCAGAATTTTCCGGAGCAAGGTGGCCACGTGATAGACAATATTTTCAACGTGAGTACTAGAAGCCCCTTTCCTTTCCACGATACTGTAATTAAACTTTAAATCATCCACGTTTTAGATTCCAATCACAGCGATCCGGCAAACGTCCGCGGCAGCGCAGAGTTTCAGCCCAGAGAATTCTCAGACCATTGACAGTGTCCTGCAGGTATCGATATTGTCGGCTCTCGATTATGAAGAGTCTGCTAGCTTCACCAGCGAATCGTCCCTTTCGTAGATCCCCATTTCGACCCTGGAAGCAGTTGGAAATCTCGTGAAGGCAACGTCCGGGCAAAGGGGCCAGAATGCCGAAGACCAGCAACGGATACGACAGGAGAAGAGAGATAGGATACTGGCGCAAAGGGAACGCCAAAAGTTGCAGAGGGAGCAAATGCAACAGCAACGTCTAAAACAGCAACAGATGAAGAGGACCATCAAGATCCACGGCAACAAGGACCCATTCGGTTTGAACGCGTTGTCGGACCTGTTTATTGGTAATCACGGTTTCTTAGGTGCTTTCGGTGGTCATGGCGGGCACATGGTTCTTGGTGGGCACGGTGGGCACGGAAGCCACGGTAAATATTTCACCTGCCCGTCGAATATACTGCTCTTTGATTAAGGAGACTCTGTATAAATTAGTCTATTTAAATCGGGGGTCGAATGAAGCTGTTAAAATTTCCaagtaattatgaaataactgtaattttatgactattatcttttctgttctcttattccatacatttttgtgtaaaccttttatttttttaaaagtaaaaaaatattctggttAAACATTTATTTGgctttaagaaatataaaattgtgACGAGCAGATTTCCTGAAAACGTTCTGGGGTCTAATAGAAATAACAAGGTGATGTATTCCTCCTAGGCACCCACGGAGGCCATGGTGGTGTGACGGACAACAGTCAGCACACTTACGAGGTCCACGAGAACGTAGAAGAAGACACGAACTATTCGTGGCACGGGATCACAGCTGGAATCGGGACCCTTCACGGAACTCGACCAGTGACCAGCTCCGTCGCGATACAAAACAAGATCGCTCCAAAGGAGCAGAGGCCAAGTAGATACTACGACGACTCGAGAATACAGAATAAAATCGCTCCCACCAGGTACACGAAGGACAGACTGATATACGAGGACGAGCCTCCACTGCAGAACAAAATCGCGCCGAAAAGCAACAGGATATCGTTTCAGTACTGAAGAAACAGGCTGTAAAATTAATTCATCTCCTCCACCAcctcgcaggtgtttcgaaccCGCCAGTATCTACTTTGTCGCTTCGGGTCTCACGACTCGAGAGGAAGTGAACAATTACTATACCCTGTGAATAATGATGAAGAATAGACCACTGAAGGCATGAATCATCAGATCTCTGCAGAAACTCGCTCGATCCACGATCTCTGCGACTAGAAGACGCCAAAACACGCGCGTTTGACTAACCCCTTGCTATTCTGAGCATGTGCATTTGCGGATGACTGTAATTCTTTCAGTGAATGTGGAAATAAATCCCTTCcttttgtacaaaatatatcCAGCTTCATTCAGTATCCATCGCGGGTCGGTTCGTCCCGCCAGTCTCATGAATAACCAGTTCGTTTTTCATACAGCTCAGACGTCAGTGGTTCATATACAATTCCCTGGTGCATGGTAATTAGTCGGTGgcgtaatattaaattattccgcGATTACCGCGTGCTGCCATACGCATGGAAAACACAGTGCGCGCAAGGTTGTGTGATTCACGCTAGCGATTTCCACGGCGATTCAAGCTCTCGAAGGAAATAACAAAGCACAGACATCTCTTCTCGCGTTTACCTTCCTCCTCGAGGATCGAGAAAACCCACCGCGGGTGTACTCTACGTTACTAATCTTGAGTCCTTGAAATTCTAACGAGTACGATGAACCTGACGCTAATGACATACGCGAGAAGAATCGTTTATAGTTAATCGTATTCCTCGAATAAAAAACGCCAGGATTAACGGGATCTTTAGGAGCTATCGAGCGGGCAGAATATAATTGAAGAACTTTGAAACGGAACTTGACCACGTCGTCTAGATCCCAGATCCTGTTGCTCGGTGGGATAACTCGATTTTCTAGCAGCTTAACGTAGCTCTGTCCGAATCCAACACTACGAATACGAAGCAAAGAAGATGCGGAACACGTTTCCGTTCGGCTCAACTTTGATCCATGAAATTTGCATGCGTCCAACGGTTTTATTGTTGTTATCGTTCAGTCATCGATCAGTCTCCGCACAAAAACCGTAGTGCACATTTCTTGCCGCGCTCTAGTTAAGACGCTTTTCCATTAACTTCGAGCAAACAAGATTATTACGAAGCCTCGGCAGAATCCTACCGAGAATTCTACATGGTTTTTTCCCCGTTAATGACGCCCTGCCAAAACACGGTGAGTCCTAATAGCCAGCAATCACGTCTATCGTTCGATGTCACAACATCGGTGATTCATGCGTTGCTCGAAATAATGATTCGGCCGGCACGACCTTTGGCCATCTCGGAGGAAAAACATTTCGTTcgaggaataaaaatttatggtCCCCGGTAATATTGCGCTATGCAAATGCGAGAAACGAATATGTAACACTCGTAAAACGAGCTGCAGTCGGCTCGATGATTCCTCCCTCCCGTCACTGGATCCAATTAATGCCCCAGAAAAACATCTTTCCACCGAGGAGCTGCTGTATCACTTGCAAGCTATTTGTTTCACGTAGAACACAATTTGGAGCAGTGCAGCAGCACTTGCACTTCCCAGAATCGTTCGCCGTGGACGAGAGTTCACCGCGGAGGCCAGCAGCACGTGTCAGCGTGTGTGCATCGAGACGAAACTAGGAAACGACTGGCTCCCTATCATTTGCCAGCGTGCGGACGTTGCAGACAGTCCTTGACCCCCGCAATCGCGGTGCACATTATCCGCGATTGCAGTATAATCCGACGATAAATTCGCAGTCACGAAGCGCTGCTGGCCTGCTCGACAACTTCTTCTCGGATCACGTCAGACCTTATCCCTTCCCGACAGGTGAGCCCGAGATGCCTTCGAGGTCTTTTTAGAAATCGCCAGCAAACCGCGGGGCAGCTCGAAGCGCGCGTCAGTTGAAAGAATGATGCTGTGCGGCAAGGTAGTAACGGTGTGCTCCCTTTCCTTCCTAGCTATCGCGAGCGGGATGCCACAGGGCAACGACAACAAGGATGCATCGGTCGGGGTGAGTTAGCAAAGAGTAATTCAAAATTGCCCATATTATAGTTTACCGATCGATCGAGCCAGGGGACCATGGAGCAGCCACTTGTCAAATTCTGCCCGTCACTTTGCGCGAGTTTCGACGAAACGGAACTGGGGGTACAACGGTCGATTAGCGTAATTTCTATATTTAGAGCTTTCGGATTGGATTTGTGAAAGTTCGGCAATtggagtttttcaatattctgcgATCTCGGGattaattgaaatcgatatggGAGAGTATTGTCTGTATGAAGTGAACTTGAGGATGATGTTGGAGCTTCGTATCATGTCCGACGGTTTCCTGGTAGGTTCCAGCGCGAATTTCTCCCAATTCCACTGtaactttctaattatttaaactgCATCGTGAATAATAATTGGGAGACACCGGGTGAATCTTCGCGCCAAGATTTCTACGACAAATAGTCTGAACAGATGAATTCGCGAGGGAAAAGGGGGAAGGGAAAGCAGCAACGGTGGAGAGACCATTAGGTAATGCACAAGCGCAATTGCTGCAGGAGAAAGGATTGCGGAAGCGTCTGGCGGCGGAGTTCGTTCTTCGGAATAGTTATATAGTCGTTCGAGGAGcgcaattaaaatatgtataccgCTGCGAGACGCTCGGGAAGCATGTGCACGGGTTAATTGTCGTTAAAGTGACGAATTATAGGTAAATGTGCGTTCTGTGATGGACGACGGGATAGCGAGCTGTAGATAAAGCGCAATTTCGCAAAGTGCAGTGGCGGCAAACCCGCGAACGTCACGTGCAGAGGAATTTGCCTGATATCGCGCCAAATTCTGAGGGAAAATTGCACTACACTTACGCAATCCACTATTTGGCTTATTTTGTATCAACTTTTAGGAACTTTTTGCAAACATCCCAATAACgcgctaatcctttcgtaactttaagcgtactttatttaacattataaccagcaaaacaaaattataacagcaaaattataataaataccaaagaaacagagcagtatctgaaatagtttttttttcgagatgcaaagcGACGCCGGTTGTAGCTGGTAGTTgtgtgaaacagaccaataatttttgttctcaatttatgtgttaattgtaataatatgaaccacaaatggtgtaaaatTTGCATCTTTTAAAACTGGgggaacttcaaacatttttacaaaaattctcgttttatttgtttaaaaacagtagttaaaattaatgGCTTTTTGAAGCGATTTCtgggaaaaaattttgttcctaTTTTTCGTTCGATATATACGGTTTTCTCCCCTTAAGGGACTTATCATCATGACTATCAGTCATTTGAGATAGGAGCTAATAGAAGTCGAAATTGTTCGGCTAACGTTAAGTGCCTTAATTACCCCTTAAGAAACACCAACTGGATCGATAGAATGTACGAAGAATTTCAGGGGCCACGTTCAATTCATCCGAATTTCGATTCACTCTCCCATAGCTTCCGTTCCTCCAATTCACGAATGGCGGTATCAGATTCAACTTCGGGGGTTACCACGCGGAAGCTGGGCTAGGTGGCCTTCTCAGTGGATCGAACACAGGGGGTGGACTACATGCAAGTGCAGGGACACCCTGGGGTGCTAACGCGGCCGCTGGACTTGGTGGATTACTCAGTGGCGACAATGCAAACACTGGCTAGTATTATTTACTGTTTTACTTCACCCTTCGGAGAACATCACCGTGCTGGGAATATTGATTGCATCGACTTGAATATTACACGCGTTACCGCTGATAcctctcttatttatttacttatttattttctcATGAAAGGGCAAGACCCATTTTGTGACAGAAGGAGATGAGAGGACACAGCGTAGAGAACAAGTGTTATCACTAAACAAAAACAGAAagttacagaaaaaatataaaagctaACAATAACAAGTTAAGCCCTGCTTAAAGTTAACATCGCTCTATACACGCTGGCTTTAAAAGAGGAAAGAGATTCATGGAAGAGATCAATCTCATCCCGATGCAAATTATTGGTAgtactaggaaaatattatcgcaaAAAGGTGTAGCTCGCTGACCAAAATAAATTGAATGTGAATGATTTCATCAATCGTATTGctatgaaaattctgcgtactaCGTAAATTtgggtgatgcaataaatatttccggtCCTTTACGTGTACCACTGTTCTTCGCCGCCTCTTCAGACTTAACTGTCTGTGGAAGTGATTAATGATCACTCCAGTGGTTTCTTCCATTATTTTTTGCCGCGATTCACGTACGTCTTACGCAACCTACTAACGTAGCCTAAAAACTGTAATGACGCATCCAACAGGGGGAGGGTTGTACGCGAGAGCTGGCCTCGGGAACGGGAGACCAGAAGCTGCGGCTGGTTTA
This portion of the Andrena cerasifolii isolate SP2316 chromosome 9, iyAndCera1_principal, whole genome shotgun sequence genome encodes:
- the LOC143373334 gene encoding uncharacterized protein LOC143373334; this encodes MFRSTFVILGAACFVATEGAHLLRIKRQNFPEQGGHVIDNIFNIPITAIRQTSAAAQSFSPENSQTIDSVLQIPISTLEAVGNLVKATSGQRGQNAEDQQRIRQEKRDRILAQRERQKLQREQMQQQRLKQQQMKRTIKIHGNKDPFGLNALSDLFIGNHGFLGAFGGHGGHMVLGGHGGHGSHGTHGGHGGVTDNSQHTYEVHENVEEDTNYSWHGITAGIGTLHGTRPVTSSVAIQNKIAPKEQRPSRYYDDSRIQNKIAPTRYTKDRLIYEDEPPLQNKIAPKSNRISFQY